Sequence from the Stenotrophomonas sp. 364 genome:
GAGGAAGAAAGGCAACGCTTCATCTCTCGAATTGGCCTACCCGTTGCAGAAACGGATATCCGCGTCTCAATCTGCGCGCACGCCATTGCCTGTAATGAGGTCATGGTCGTCCCCGATCTCAGCCGAGACCCTCGCTTCCACTCCAACCCGCTCGTTGTCGGCCCCCCGCACCTTCGATTCTATGCCGGTGCTCCCCTGATGGCTAAGAATGGAGTTGCCATAGGGGCCATGTGCATCATGGATACCCAAGTCCGAGCGTTCTCAGACGCAGAGCGCGCCCAACTTACCACTCTTGCACAGCTAGTTATCGGACAACTCGAGCTCAGGCGCATGACGGGCCGCTTGGAGCCCGTCAGCGGATTGCCCAATCGCCACCAGTTTCAAATCGACTACGATGGGCTGTCTCGGCGACATAGCGGCCAACGGATGTTTGCCGTGTTGGTGGACGTCTTTGACATCCCGCGTGCCAATGAAGCCGGACAAGCGCTAGGCATGCGTCCCCTCGAAGTGTTGATTCGGCGGGCGGGTGTCAGACTCAAGCTCGCACTAGAAGGCTTGGCGGACGTCTACCATGTTGGCGTGACCCGGTTTGCCTTCCTGGTGGACTTGCCGAGCGCCGAGGAATTGGATTCTCTTCTCACCGAGCTGCGTCATCGGATGTCTCGCCCCCTGATGGCGTCGGCCGTCCCAATGTCTCCTCGATTTCATGCAGGCATCTGCGCGGTCACTCTGGGGGAGGACACCAGTGACGATGCTATCCGCAAGGTCTTGATCGGGCTTCATGCCTCATTTGAAGCGCGACACCCTTGGGCTTGGTATTCGGAGCAGCGGGATGCGCAAATGCGGCGAGGCTATCGCCTGGCTGCTGATGCCGAGAGAAGTCTTCGCAAACAAGAGTTCTACATGGAGTATCAACCCAGATATCGCGCCTCAGATCTGGTCCCGGTCGCCGCAGAAGCACTCCTCCGCTGGACACACCCTAGACTTGGCCCCATCAGTCCAGGGGAATTCATCCCGGTTTTTGAGCGAACGGCGCTGATGCAAACGGTCACTCCTTGGATGCTTGATGCTACGTTGGACCAACTCGCCACTTGGCGGGACTTGGGACACTCTTTGACGTTGTCGGTCAATCTCTCCGGTGCTGATTTGGCCTCTGAGGATGCTTGGCCTCAACTCTCCGCAAAGCTGCATGCTCGCTCCCTGCCCTTCGACAGCATTGAGATCGAAATCACTGAGGGAGAATGGCTCAGAGCTAATTCTGTCGCAGGCCAGCAGATCAAGGAAATGTCGGAGGCAGGTATCAAGATTTCGATTGACGATTTCGGCAGCGGATATAGCAATTTCGGATATCTATCCGACCTTCCCATCGATACGATCAAGCTGGACAAATCCCTTATCGACAACCTGGAGACAGACCCCAAGGCAAAACCCAAAGTGACCGCCATCATCAACCTTGCGCGCGAACTGGGTTATCAGACCGTCGCTGAAGGCGTGGAGACGGCAGAGCAACTAGAGTTCCTCCAAGCAAAAGGGTGCGATCAGATCCAAGGCTATCTTCTTTCCAAACCACTCGGACCAGCTGCGCTGCTCGATGTATTCTTGAATGCTCAGGGTATAAGCGAAGCGGAAGATTCTACGAGCAATCCATAAGTAACGGACCCGTCATCACTGAGCACAATGATGCCTGTCGTGCAACCATCCCGACCTCGGGCTAATTACACCCTCGAGGCGGGTTAGTCAGTGCATCCTCCACCAATGCTTCGGCAAAGAGTAGCGCGGCCTCCAAGCACGAAAATGATCGCTGCAAACCAGCAATAGAAGTCCCTACATCTGGAACCACAGCGAGAAGCACCCAGCTGGCGGGCGAATCGCGCCAAAGTTCCACTGTGTATCCGACGCCTTTAGTCGCCAAGCGAACGGCGTAAAACCTCTCGTCCCGTTGATCAGTGGCCATTCGCCTCT
This genomic interval carries:
- a CDS encoding sensor domain-containing phosphodiesterase, whose translation is MTASITEAQERMAVLGAMHVLDSETGPSLDRITALAAFAFDAPVAFVSIVEEERQRFISRIGLPVAETDIRVSICAHAIACNEVMVVPDLSRDPRFHSNPLVVGPPHLRFYAGAPLMAKNGVAIGAMCIMDTQVRAFSDAERAQLTTLAQLVIGQLELRRMTGRLEPVSGLPNRHQFQIDYDGLSRRHSGQRMFAVLVDVFDIPRANEAGQALGMRPLEVLIRRAGVRLKLALEGLADVYHVGVTRFAFLVDLPSAEELDSLLTELRHRMSRPLMASAVPMSPRFHAGICAVTLGEDTSDDAIRKVLIGLHASFEARHPWAWYSEQRDAQMRRGYRLAADAERSLRKQEFYMEYQPRYRASDLVPVAAEALLRWTHPRLGPISPGEFIPVFERTALMQTVTPWMLDATLDQLATWRDLGHSLTLSVNLSGADLASEDAWPQLSAKLHARSLPFDSIEIEITEGEWLRANSVAGQQIKEMSEAGIKISIDDFGSGYSNFGYLSDLPIDTIKLDKSLIDNLETDPKAKPKVTAIINLARELGYQTVAEGVETAEQLEFLQAKGCDQIQGYLLSKPLGPAALLDVFLNAQGISEAEDSTSNP